In Salarias fasciatus chromosome 20, fSalaFa1.1, whole genome shotgun sequence, a single window of DNA contains:
- the LOC115407449 gene encoding uncharacterized protein LOC115407449, which yields MKSHHKAGTTRGPPKSVQFSLDPTALQSILLNEGVRAGGPAGMTPRNSTCPPGRGTSICTPQRVPVKKNLAGSTPKIRWNPQRVPNSRQQPLSVLKFHMMGPKSPYYTPGSRRCKSKLQPQEEVVQRLFDDREDEQSDEATHKDPAQASESDVPCEEKGETVTTSSGVEPQSSQVFIQAPGRESVIFFSSGTKLYRVPPVEDQVNPPERPRTELPGQKTCSLAPPAEMLRRRFPPLEEARMDHEVSTYTSQPVPAHSRFLPPRPHCGNPLASAFLFEESTQTVEEQYSVLSNLPLVETTCRSASSGNMSKAPQPTMDPTKMGIGRSIAVLTSGGDAQGFTETAQPPGSHFMSWTETFEEEGSPADFSPDL from the exons ATGAAGAGCCACCATAAAGCTGGAACCACGAGAG GGCCCCCGAAGTCGGTGCAGTTCTCTCTGGACCCCACTGCTCTGCAGAGCATCCTCCTGAATGAGGGGGTGAGGGCCGGGGGGCCAGCGGGAATGACACCCCGAAACTCCACCTGTCCGCCGGGCAGAGGCACTTCCATCTGCACA CCTCAGAGAGTCCCAGTTAAAAAGAATCTGGCAGGGTCGACTCCGAAAATTCGCTGGAACCCACAGAGAGTGCCCAACTCCAGGCAGCAGCCCCTGTCTGTTCTG AAATTTCATATGATGGGCCCAAAGTCACCTTACTACACTCCGGGAAGCAGACGCTGCAAAAGCAAACTGCAGCCGCAAGAAGAG GTCGTCCAGAGGTTATTTGACGATCGGGAGGATGAGCAGAGCGACGAGGCGACCCACAAAGACCCGGCTCAAGCATCAGAA AGTGACGTCCCCTGTGAGGAGAAGGGAGAAACCGTCACGACATCCAGCGGCGTGGAGCCGCAGAGCTCGCAGGTTTTCATTCAGGCACCGGGGAGAGAGTCTGTCATCTTCTTCTCATCGGGAACGAAGCTGTACAGAGTCCCCCCCGTCGAGGACCAGGTCAACCCGCCTGAGCGTCCTCGGACAG AGCTTCCAGGTCAGAAGACCTGCTCCCTGGCTCCTCCTGCGGAGATGCTGCGGCGCCGTTTCCCGCCGCTGGAGGAGGCCCGCATGGACCACGAGGTCTCGACGTACACCTCCCAGCCGGTCCCCGCCCACTCCAGGTTCCTGCCGCCCCGGCCTCACTGTGGAAACCCGCTGGCCTCTGCCTTCCTCTTCGAGGAGTCCACT CAGACAGTGGAGGAGCAGTACTCTGTTCTTTCTAACCTCCCGCTCGTGGAGACCACCTGTCGGTCCGCTTCTTCTGGAAACATGTCCAAGGCGCCGCAGCCCACCATGGACCCCACCAAGATGGGGATCGGGCGGTCCATCGCCGTGCTGACATCGGGAGGAGATGCCCAGG gtTTCACAGAAACCGCCCAGCCCCCCGGCTCCCACTTCATGAGTTGGACCGAGACCTTCGAAGAGGAAGGTTCTCCAGCAGACTTCTCCCCCGACCTCTGA
- the asb8 gene encoding ankyrin repeat and SOCS box protein 8: MSSTMWYIMQSIQSKYSLSERLIRTIAAIRSFPHDNVEDLIRKGADVNRMHGTLKPLHCACMVADADCVELLLEKGAEVNALDGYNRTALHYAAEKDESCVELLLEYGAQPNALDGNKDTPLHWAAFKDNPECVRALLESGACPNARDYNNDTPLSWAAMKGNLESVKVLLDYGAQVHVTNLKGQTPISRLVALLARGLGTEQEEECLDLLCRAAGRFEIRRADGTLPRELSKDPQLLARLTNMVAQAPTLRSLARCAVRQSLGVQFLPTAVKELPLPETIKDYLLLRD, encoded by the exons ATGAGCTCTACTATGTGGTACATCATGCAAAGCATTCAGAGTAAATACTCCCTGTCTGAGCGGCTCATCCGCACCATCGCAGCCATCCGCTCTTTCCCACACGACAATGTGGAGGATCTGATCCGGAAG GGAGCTGATGTGAACCGGATGCATGGCACTCTCAAACCCCTGCACTGCGCCTGCATGGTGGCCGATGCCGACTGTGTGGAGCTCCTGCTGGAGAAGGGTGCAGAG GTGAACGCCTTGGATGGCTATAACCGCACAGCACTGCACTATGCAGCCGAGAAGGACGAGagctgtgtggagctgctgctggagtacGGGGCCCAGCCAAACGCTTTGGACGGCAACAAGGACACTCCTCTTCACTGGGCCGCCTTCAAAGACAACCCGGAGTGTGTGAGGGCCCTGCTGGAGAGCGGGGCTTGTCCCAATGCCCGGGACTACAACAATGACACGCCTCTGAGCTGGGCGGCCATGAAGGGCAACCTGGAGAGCGTCAAAGTGCTGCTGGACTATGGAGCCCAGGTCCACGTGACCAACCTGAAGGGCCAGACGCCCATCTCCCGGCTGGTGGCCCTGTTGGCGCGGGGCCTGGGcaccgagcaggaggaggagtgccTGGATCTGCTGTGCCGAGCGGCGGGGAGGTTCGAGATCCGCCGGGCTGACGGCACCCTCCCCAGGGAGCTGAGTAAAGATCCCCAGCTGCTGGCGCGGCTAACCAACATGGTGGCCCAGGCTCCCACGCTGCGCTCTCTGGCGCGATGCGCCGTCCGGCAGAGCCTCGGAGTGCAGTTCCTCCCCACCGCTGTGAAAGAGCTGCCTTTACCAGAGACGATTAAAGACTACCTTCTGCTGAGAGACTGa